One region of Dysidea avara chromosome 1, odDysAvar1.4, whole genome shotgun sequence genomic DNA includes:
- the LOC136267960 gene encoding peroxidasin-like has product MNMVGTQAFTICVLAISCGFSVFAVTTKETEAIENGSDLVPDFDRTVNENEASTGKATRDISITKRTSLDNPHNITECAEPRKSFNCNTPTIDKYRTIDGTCNNLRSPMIGASFTQFQRLLPAQYEDGVSKPIGGHQQLLGDFFDPPWPSARHISEQMASVKANSSKQLTHMHMQWGQFLDHDIDLLGMFEVNCTKVNNNIQYCFPIKVKDTDRAFGITSENKARDLPLTRSLPTCQTQTHYYNNHHDNHRRSNYRTKPREHINKITHFVDASMIYGSDEETATKLRTFRGGLLKTSGTGKGDLPFSNKTDARGDFLFMAGDTRVNEHTGLVVIHTLFLREHNRLAKQLSLINPCWNDEKLYQEARKIMGAIIQIITYKEYLPALYGDKWFRYYIGDYRHYSSNKTPVISNVFATAAFRFGHSQIRENFSRLGRKYKQLKIGPLELADGFFNPSEYYKSKRTDPILKGLIVDKAEEVDEFFTEGITSFLLTGPKLVLANDLACLNIQRGRDHAMPPYRAWVKFCVDRFKIQPSFAHSSTVSQLKRLYGANSYLNKMDLWLAGLAEKHLNGSSIGPTFACLLAESFKVIRDGDRFWWENPNVFTSKQRNTLSKVTLSKVICESSDKIRSIQPNAFKLSQPRVKCRSLPKLNLSKWKDFCYNY; this is encoded by the exons ATGAATATGGTTGGAACCCAGGCATTCACTATCTGTGTTCTGGCAATAAGCTGTGGCTTTAGTGTCTTTGCTGTTACAACAAAGGAAACTGAGGCTATTGAAAATGGGAGTGATCTTGTGCCAGACTTTGATCGTACTGTAAATGAAA ATGAGGCGTCTACTGGGAAAGCAACAAGAGATATAAGCATTACCAAAAGGACATCTTTAGACAATCCACATAATATCACTGAATGCGCAGAACCAAGGAAATCATTTAACTGTAATACTCCAACCATTGACAAATATCGAACCATTGATGGCACCTGTAATAACCTCCGAAGTCCAATGATTGGAGCTTCTTTTACACAATTTCAACGACTACTGCCTGCACAGTATGAAGACGGGGTTTCAAAACCAATTGGCGGACATCAACAATTGCTTGGTGATTTTTTTGATCCTCCTTGGCCCAGTGCTAGGCACATCAGTGAGCAGATGGCATCTGTTAAAGcaaacagtagtaaacaactaactcacatgcacatgcagtggGGACAATTCCTAGATCATGACATAGACTTGTTGGGGATGTTTGAAGTGAACTGCACTAAGGTGAATAATAACATTCAGTACTGTTTTCCTATCAAGGTCAAGGATACAGACAGAGCATTTGGCATCACATCAGAAAATAAGGCTAGAGATCTTCCATTAACCAGATCATTGCCAACTTGTCAAACCCAAACTCACTATTACAATAACCACCATGATAACCACCGCCGCAGTAATTACAGAACCAAACCCAGGGAACATATTAACAAGATAACTCATTTCGTTGATGCGTCAATGATTTATGGCTCTGATGAAGAAACTGCAACAAAGTTACGTACATTTAGAGGGGGACTATTGAAGACTTCAGGTACTGGAAAAGGTGACTTGCCATTTAGTAATAAGACGGATGCAAGAGGAGACTTTTTATTCATGGCTGGGGATACAAGAGTTAATGAACATACTGGACTAGTTGTCATTCATACATTGTTTCTCCGTGAACACAACAGACTTGCAAAGCAATTGTCACTGATAAATCCATGCTGGAATGATGAAAAACTCTACCAAGAAGCTAGAAAAATTATGGGTGCTATAATACAGATAATCACCTACAAAGAATATTTGCCGGCATTGTATGGTGACAAATGGTTTAGGTATTATATTGGAGACTACAGACACTATTCCAGCAACAAGACTCCAGTTATTTCTAATGTGTTTGCAACAGCAGCTTTCAGATTTGGGCATAGCCAAATTAGAGAAAATTTTTCTCGTCTTGGAAGAAAGTACAAACAACTCAAAATTGGTCCTCTTGAACTAGCTGATGGCTTCTTCAATCCCAGTGAGTACTATAAGAGTAAACGAACTGATCCTATTCTCAAAGGCCTAATCGTAGACAAAGCTGAAGAAGTTGATGAATTTTTTACTGAAGGTATTACTTCTTTTTTGCTGACAGGCCCTAAATTAGTACTTGCAAATGATTTGGCTTGCCTTAATATCCAAAGAGGTCGTGATCATGCTATGCCTCCTTATAGAGCCTGGGTGAAATTTTGTGTTGACAGGTTCAAAATTCAGCCATCATTTGCACATTCATCAACTGTTAGTCAGCTTAAAAGACTGTATGGTGCTAATAGCTATTTGAACAAAATGGACTTGTGGCTTGCTGGACTTGCAGAAAAACATCTTAATGGGTCAAGTATTGGTCCCACATTTGCCTGTTTGCTGGCTGAATCATTCAAGGTTATCCGTGATGGTGATCGgttttggtgggaaaatccaAACGTATTTACATCCAAGCAACGCAATACCCTGTCTAAGGTGACCTTGTCTAAGGTCATCTGTGAGAGCTCTGATAAAATAAGGAGCATACAGCCAAATGCTTTCAAACTGTCACAACCTCGTGTGAAATGTAGATCGTTGCCAAAACTAAACCTTTCAAAATGGAAGGATTTTTgttacaattattaa
- the LOC136267976 gene encoding tripartite motif-containing protein 2-like — protein MASALLIPVAKCQVLMEHFNNPDQLQDAINCSEECAALLQYPSTTPLSEYCPDHPLRKLDVFCRQCGTELCRDCVSHGHSTHQCSPTANVTDEETRRLGEAVDHVMGLLEEMKRAVSVVKEMRQRVRSRKEHNMERTREVFNALRKVIDEREEQVIADITKEADKRENTLKLQLERLLLLWTQLQNCLELMKKTRENKVTTTELVRRRKILERRQDHLIIMKRRSRLEPVMKEQREVEYKEVECLCEEVTKLGGFPLDPSKCEVTFPTTMAVMNKETSLVITLRDVNGDIVDDESSEVEVSLSPKAGESIVVGPVKDVSGGNYTVSFTPRTLGDHMISIVVDGQHIPGSPHKISVVLRDYSKMREEHCQVMTHYGGNKFGQLHDVAIGVNNEVIIADYTNKCVIVLDCNFALLAVIGQGSGDNRLVSPSGVAVSKDDIIAISDFSSDQVKKYSLQGKLLSIIGNNRGNNNGQFNGPRGLVFSSNKMLYVVDRYNHRVQVFQQDDKFAFTFGSKGSNPGQFQCPVRIAINTDNRVLVSDLDGNHISLFSHTGSFISRITCDRPVAITVSPDGHIIAGCSGDNNKIRVWSPTHQLIEQFGKKGSQQGEFMGITGIAINYSTGSVYVVEHGNKRLQVIS, from the exons ATGGCTTCTGCTCTCCTTATTCCCGTGGCGAAGTGTCAAGTGTTGATGGAACATTTTAATAATCCAGACCAACTTCAAGATGCTATTAACTGTAGCGAAGAGTGCGCCGCTTTGTTGCAGTATCCCTCCACCACCCCCCTTTCTGAATattgtcctgatcatccgcTAAGAAAACTTGACGTGTTCTGCAGACAATGTGGAACTGAGTTATGTAGAGATTGTGTCTCCCATGGTCACTCAACACACCAGTGTTCTCCTACTGCAAATGTGACTGATGAAGAAACCAGAAGACTGGGAGAAGCTGTGGATCACGTGATGGGTTTACTGGAAGAGATGAAACGAGCGGTGTCTGTAGTAAAGGAGATGAGACAACGTGTTAGGAGCAGAAAGGAGCACAACATGGAGAGGACGAGGGAGGTGTTTAATGCTCTTAGAAAAGTCATTGATGAACGAGAAGAACAAGTCATAGCAGATATTACTAAAGAAGCAGACAAGAGGGAGAACACACTAAAG TTACAACTGGAGCGGTTGTTGTTACTATGGACACAGCTACAGAATTGTCTGGAactgatgaagaagacaagagaGAACAAAGTGACTACCACTGAACTGGTTAGGAGGAGGAAGATACTGGAGCGACGACAAGATCACCTGATAATAATGAAGAGGAGATCAAGACTGGAACCAGTAATGAAGGAACAAAGAGAAGTTGAGTATAAAGAAGTGGAATGTCTTTGTGAGGAGGTGACTAAGTTGGGAGGATTTCCACTAGACCCCAGCAAGTGTGAAGTTACCTTCCCTACAACAATGGCAGTAATGAACAAAGAGACGTCACTAGTGATAACACTTAGAGATGTCAATGGTGACATTGTTGATGACGAGAGTAGTGAAGTAGAAGTGTCCTTGAGTCCCAAAGCTGGAGAATCAATAGTAGTGGGACCAGTCAAGGATGTTAGTGGTGGAAACTACACAGTATCCTTCACTCCCAGGACACTTGGAGATCACATGATATCAATTGTAGTTGATGGACAACACATCCCAGGCAGTCCTCACAA GATATCAGTTGTACTGAGAGACTACAGCAAGATGAGAGAAGAACACTGCCAAGTGATGACTCATTATGGAGGGAACAAGTTTGGTCAACTCCATGATGTTGCTATAGGAGTTAATAATGAAGTCATCATTGCTGATTATACTAACAAGTGTGTAATTGTGCTGGACTGTAACTTTGCTTTATTAGCAGTGATTGGACAAGGAAGTGGTGACAACAGATTGGTCAGTCCTAGTGGTGTAGCAGTCAGTAAGGATGACATCATAGCTATTAGCGACTTTAGTAGTGATCAAGTGAAGAAGTATTCCCTACAAGGAAAACTCTTATCAATAATTGGTAACAATAGAGGGAACAACAATGGCCAGTTTAATGGTCCTAGGGGACTAGTCTTCAGTAGTAATAAAATGTTGTATGTTGTAGATAGGTATAATCACAGGGTCCAGGTATTCCAACAAGATGATAAATTTGCATTTACATTTGGCAGTAAAGGATCCAACCCTGGACAATTTCAGTGTCCTGTTAGAATAGCAATTAATACTGACAATAGAGTGTTAGTTAGTGACCTTGATGGTAATCATATTAGTCTCTTCAGTCATACTGGCAGTTTTATTAGTAGGATAACATGTGACAGACCAGTGGCCATTACTGTTAGCCCTGATGGTCACATCATAGCTGGTTGTAGTGGTGATAACAACAAAATTAGAGTATGGAGCCCCACCCATCAGTTAATAGAACAGTTTGGAAAGAAGGGATCTCAACAAGGAGAATTTATGGGTATTACTGGTATAGCAATAAACTATTCTACTGGTAGTGTTTATGTTGTGGAGCATGGCAACAAGAGACTACAAGTTATCAGTTAA
- the LOC136268026 gene encoding uncharacterized protein, with the protein MHGSLEMAFSTTSRKLRLDAGFLEAECKDGSGRYQLSKINLNSYIANVDGQLTWSSGGNFISSSTDLKCVGAATLQATCMKNNGEKVTSKIDLDDAISNRNGSLLCILSNAPGYYSATSKNVSLAGTVLKADCKTDKGDYQESSIDLNDFISNVDGCLEWRNGMFAANCQNFGLDSSSFLLAECKDESGTYYRAAINLDHHIINANGVLQMYTDRLIIKVDEDNVEQVAKELKKYYEANKGKVSAQVADNGEVKYLYVSAEAGKDAGIIFQLSSGAQASIMHIANDQGGIQRVNVDILQAKVNTWAGFGAGVGAHINLISAQAAVFNLTLGIGVDTGIGIKDDALQFKVLGTGLTVGRKVEISVLGSSFGIDFGRLW; encoded by the exons atgca TGGATCACTTGAAATGGCTTTTTCAACAACATCTAGAAAACTTCGTTTGGATGCAGGCTTTCTTGAAGCTGAATGCAAAGATGGCAGTGGTCGCTACCAGCTGTCAAAAATTAACCTCAACAGCTACATTGCCAATGTTGATGGACAACTGACATGGTCTTCTGGTGGGAACTTTATTTCTTCCTCTACCGACCTGAAATGTGTTGGAGCTGCTACATTACAGGCAACCTGTATGAAGAATAATGGTGAGAAGGTTACCAGCAAGATAGATTTAGATGATGCTATCTCTAACCGTAATGGTTCCTTGCTATGCATATTATCAAATGCCCCAGGGTATTACTCTGCAACCTCTAAAAATGTTAGTCTTGCAGGAACTGTACTGAAAGCTGATTGTAAGACTGACAAGGGAGATTACCAAGAATCTTCAATAGACCTCAATGACTTCATCTCCAATGTAGATGGCTGCCTAGAATGGCGTAATGGCATGTTCGCTGCAAATTGTCAAAATTTTGGTCTTGACAGCTCTTCATTCTTATTGGCTGAATGCAAAGATGAATCAGGAACTTACTACAGGGCTGCTATCAACCTTGACCACCACATAATAAATGCCAATGGTGTCCTGCAGATGTACACAGATCGACTGATAATAAAAGTTGATGAAGACAATGTTGAACAAGTTGCTAAGGAATTGAAGAAGTATTATGAAGCTAATAAAGGCAAAGTCAGTGCGCAAGTTGCAGATAATGGTGAAGTCAAA TACCTTTATGTATCTGCTGAGGCTGGTAAGGATGCAGGAATCATATTCCAGTTGAGTTCTGGTGCTCAAGCTTCCATCATGCACATTGCTAATGACCAAGGTGGAATACAAAGAGTTAATGTGGATATTTTACAGGCCAAG GTTAATACATGGGCTGGTTTTGGAGCTGGAGTGGGAGCACACATAAACCTTATTTCTGCTCAAGCTGCAGTATTTAATCTCACATTGGGTATAGGAGTAGACACTGGAATCGGAATAAAAGATGATGCCTTACagtttaaggtacttggtactGGTCTTACTGTGGGAAGAAAGGTTGAGATAAGTGTGCTTGGAAGCTCATTTGGAATAGATTTTGGCCGACTTTGGTAG
- the LOC136268019 gene encoding TNF receptor-associated factor 4-like: MAFVIPSPIGGYEHKFVSTLPDSLVCKLCIHPCRNPYLSGCCGHNFCKSCLDNARRASVDCPYCQNKEFTTFLNKLSDREIRSLHVMCTNKERGCEWQGELNDINNHLGNSDGCQFEDVKCSNECGKMLQRQHLAIHVDTECPCYKVDCQYCQIRGDHWFIEGEHKEQCPKFPLPCPNNCIDNCSSSRRRKRRAKPYPSTEVKYVPREDMESHKKECPLESVECSLRCSKSLQRQFLTSHVQTKCPRRKVDCHYCHIAGEHQYIDGEHKELCPKLPLLCPNECEVRSVCREDMEAHMTECPLEMVQCEYHNVGCEERMTRKDLEKHEEENIREHLTMTKSELSGTKSQLATALKQIDTLMITTQALISQKHTMTSSDAFVSVAVRSVKLSAIASRIKSGDQNCPIIVKVTEFSTKKNNEIQWYSDSFFSHEKGYKMCLRVDAAGDVDTNLSVFLFIMKSPHDDELTWPLRGKFNLKLLNQISDTEHHSKTMDYLLDKVPDQYAGRVTDSDRAKNGWGYTQFISHKELHKVTPLCQYLKDDCIFLQMCCPLQILRKMEPSIGAPSMGLTLKSG, encoded by the exons ATGGCATTTGTCATACCCAGCCCAATTGGAGGATATGAGCATAAGTTTGTCAGTACTCTACCAGATTCCCTGGTCTGTAAGCTCTGCATTCATCCCTGTCGAAATCCATATTTGAGTGGATGCTGTGGGCACAACTTTTGCAAGTCTTGTTTGGACAATGCCAGGAGAGCTTCTGTCGACTGTCCATATTGTCAAAATAAGGAGTTCACCACTTTCCTCAACAAGCTAAGTGATCGAGAGATTAGGAGTCTTCACGTGATGTGTACTAACAAAGAAAGaggttgtgagtggcagggtgaactgaatgacattaacaatcaccttggaaacagtgatggttgtcaGTTTGAAGATGTGAAGTGTTCCAATGAATGTGGGAAGATGTTACAACGACAACATCTGGCCATTCATGTTGACACTGAGTGTCCATGTTAtaaggttgactgtcagtaCTGCCAAATCAGAGGTGACCACTGGTTTATTGAGGGAGAACACAAGGAACAATGTCCCAAGTTTCCCTTACCTTGTCCAAATAATTGTATAGATAATTGTTCTTCAAGTCGGAGACGTAAAAGACGTGCAAAACCATATCCCAGTACAGAGGTCAAATATGTCCCACGTGAAGACATGGAATCACACAAGAAGGAGTGTCCTCTAGAGAGTGTTGAATGTTCTCTTAGATGCAGTAAGAGTCTCCAACGTCAATTTCTGACTAGTCATGTTCAGACCAAGTGTCCACGTCGTAAAGTTGACTGTCACTACTGCCACATTGCAGGAGAACACCAGTATATTGACGGAGAGCACAAGGAATTGTGTCCCAAGCTTCCCCTACTTTGTCCCAACGAGTGTGAGGTAAGGAGTGTCTGTCGTGAAGACATGGAAGCACACATGACAGAGTGTCCTCTTGAGATGGTCCAGTGTGAGTATCACAATGTGGGATGTGAGGAGAGGATGACACGTAAGGACCTGGAGAAACATGAGGAGGAGAATATCAGAGAGCATTTGACAATGACCAAATCTGAATTATCTGGTACTAAGTCTCAACTTGCTACTGCTTTGAAGCAGATTGACACACTTATGATTACAACACAGGCACTTATTTCACAGAAACACACTATGACCAGCAGTGATGCATTTGTTTCAGTAGCAGTACGTTCAGTCAAGCTATCTGCTATTGCTTCAAGGATAAAGTCAGGTGATCAGAATTGTCCAATAAttgtaaaggtcactgaatTTAGTACAAAGAAGAATAATGAGATACAATGGTATAGTGACTCCTTCTTTTCCCACGAAAAGGGATATAAGATGTGTCTACGTGTTGATGCTGCTGGTGATGTCGATACTAACCTATCAGTGTTCCTGTTCATTATGAAGAGTCCACATGATGATGAGTTAACATGGCCACTGAGAGGAAAATTTAATTTGAAGCTGCTGAACCAGATCAGTGACACTGAGCACCATTCCAAGACTATGGACTATCTCCTTGATAAAGTCCCAGATCAGTACGCTGGTAGAGTCACAGATAGTGACAGAGCTAAAAATGGTTGGGGATATACACAGTTCATTTCCCATAAAGAActccacaaagtcacacccTTATGCCAATATCTCAAAGATGATTGTATTTTTCTCCAA ATGTGCTGTCCTCTGCAGATACTTCGAAAAATGGAGCCAAGCATAGGAGCTCCTTCTATGGGACTAACACTGAAATCAGGCTGA